One region of Synechococcus elongatus PCC 11801 genomic DNA includes:
- a CDS encoding trypsin-like peptidase domain-containing protein → MPTVARMWRPLLGLALISLLVQSCGRSRQAFNPDGDLCGSRQLEASDIFKRSKGSVVKIETATGLGSGFVVKNDNGSIILTNAHVVKGNGGQLTVKDVRGNTVEAQLLAVGEGEADSSDLALIKTDVEIGTPLKLDDEIETASTVYAIGSPLGQEWSISQGIISRFVTDQGLIQTDIAINPGNSGGPVLDKRGCVVGVVVSKLDPAQSEGIGFAIEPRIAERYVKENAQNQAIALDQFSEPEESQVEQVENPERSDAGYEVCNQSGEKLSVAIAYFDTSADSYRSEGWWNLDKEDCQFFPNLLNRVDEVYVFAESDQTLWSGDFPFCIQEEAFDYPNANRDRCPDPAYSKGFLKVEVGDAKTWTTNLTPSQ, encoded by the coding sequence ATGCCTACTGTTGCTCGGATGTGGCGACCCCTGCTGGGTCTTGCATTGATCTCACTGCTCGTTCAAAGTTGCGGGCGATCGCGACAAGCGTTCAATCCTGATGGTGACCTGTGCGGATCGCGCCAGTTGGAAGCTAGTGACATCTTTAAACGCAGTAAGGGCAGTGTCGTCAAAATTGAGACTGCAACAGGCTTGGGATCTGGTTTCGTTGTCAAAAACGATAATGGCTCAATCATTCTGACTAACGCTCACGTTGTTAAAGGCAACGGTGGTCAACTGACGGTCAAAGATGTGCGGGGCAATACGGTCGAGGCTCAACTGCTGGCTGTGGGTGAAGGCGAAGCTGATTCCTCCGATTTGGCGTTGATTAAAACCGATGTCGAAATTGGCACTCCCTTGAAGCTGGATGATGAGATTGAAACGGCAAGTACGGTCTATGCGATCGGTTCGCCCTTGGGTCAGGAATGGTCTATTTCGCAGGGAATTATCAGCCGTTTTGTCACGGATCAAGGCTTAATCCAAACTGATATCGCCATCAACCCTGGTAACTCCGGCGGGCCAGTGCTCGACAAGCGGGGTTGTGTCGTCGGTGTGGTTGTATCCAAGCTCGATCCAGCGCAGTCCGAAGGAATTGGCTTTGCGATCGAACCGCGCATTGCCGAGCGGTATGTGAAAGAAAATGCGCAAAATCAAGCGATCGCGCTTGACCAGTTCAGTGAGCCTGAAGAATCCCAAGTTGAGCAGGTCGAAAATCCCGAGCGTAGTGATGCGGGTTACGAAGTCTGTAATCAATCGGGTGAGAAGCTTTCTGTTGCGATCGCCTATTTCGATACATCAGCCGATAGCTATCGCAGTGAAGGCTGGTGGAACCTAGACAAAGAGGACTGTCAGTTCTTTCCCAACTTGCTTAATCGCGTTGATGAAGTCTACGTCTTCGCCGAGTCCGATCAAACGCTCTGGTCTGGAGATTTCCCCTTCTGTATCCAAGAGGAAGCCTTTGACTACCCCAATGCCAACCGCGATCGCTGCCCGGACCCTGCCTATTCCAAAGGCTTCCTCAAAGTGGAAGTTGGTGACGCTAAAACCTGGACCACGAATTTGACACCCTCTCAATGA
- a CDS encoding FkbM family methyltransferase, whose amino-acid sequence MAIYEKMLEQIYRCLLRPGDTAIDIGAHTGLHTLPMLDAVGETGKIYAFEPLQAEYQKLKAEILNHPAFQAQSKSFCAYNCALGDKEETTQFVYVQNFPEYSGFRERIYHDNSIEREIITVDVRRLDSFVDQFQGLRYIKIDAEGAELMILKGAQDVIKKYHPVISFELGDLSLSNYPYESKDVYDFLSVLGYNIFSVFGILLSREDFIEASKEQFFWDYVAIPNLTTWPLGHYHLRLLMREMDALSAAARSTTLPTATQLEEPVTTPSKLKRLKAKIRNLVRGN is encoded by the coding sequence ATGGCCATTTATGAAAAAATGCTTGAACAAATCTACCGATGTCTCTTGCGGCCTGGTGATACAGCCATCGATATTGGTGCTCACACTGGGCTCCATACCTTGCCAATGCTAGACGCTGTAGGTGAAACAGGAAAGATTTATGCCTTCGAGCCTTTACAAGCTGAATATCAAAAGCTGAAAGCTGAAATCTTAAATCACCCAGCTTTTCAAGCCCAGTCTAAAAGTTTTTGTGCCTACAATTGCGCTTTAGGAGATAAAGAAGAAACAACTCAATTCGTTTATGTGCAAAATTTTCCAGAGTATAGCGGTTTTCGTGAAAGGATTTATCATGACAACTCAATTGAAAGGGAGATAATAACTGTTGATGTGCGTCGATTGGATTCCTTTGTTGATCAGTTTCAAGGTCTGCGCTACATCAAAATAGATGCAGAAGGGGCTGAACTTATGATCTTAAAAGGAGCCCAAGATGTTATTAAAAAGTATCATCCAGTAATTTCTTTTGAACTAGGAGATTTGTCGCTTTCCAATTATCCCTACGAGTCTAAAGACGTCTATGACTTCTTGTCGGTTCTTGGTTACAATATTTTTTCAGTTTTTGGAATTCTTCTTTCTCGAGAAGATTTTATTGAGGCTTCAAAGGAACAGTTTTTTTGGGATTATGTCGCAATTCCCAATTTGACAACTTGGCCGTTGGGTCATTATCACCTGCGGCTATTGATGCGGGAGATGGATGCTTTGTCTGCTGCTGCCAGATCAACTACCCTACCAACGGCAACGCAGCTAGAAGAGCCTGTCACAACCCCATCGAAGCTCAAGCGTCTTAAGGCAAAAATTCGGAATCTAGTGCGGGGCAATTAG
- the cikB gene encoding photosynthesis regulation sensor histidine kinase CikB, giving the protein MTASRSRSTAANPLELAWITPSAAQLASTADLYFVQDLLGRYLSFAWRSGQRLGLNSDQVVGSYLSEQFTPVDLNLYLARMRRAMHRGRAEQFRTGFRFQGQVYVFDLTLSPILQPQQASSLLLVIGRQQEPLPEVLPEPPIAIAPPHHAKLFAQIAWDIRRTLDPETIWQHTVQGLGQALGLQRCLLCPYELGSTAIAIVAEYRQANLPVVLGEQLAIAANPALADALLSLRPTQAVVDFERSPAEPIWIVPTGYQEHPNGVLLLRSAEELSVGDRDLVWELADQVGTALAHARLYAQSQALALELQRANQTLLEQQQALIEAHRQSEALSQLKTDFLANTSHELRTPLTGMIGYLQLLQDDLADTPEERQEFVEGAYHSALHLLGIINDILDIARIEAGRLQLQSETVSLRSLLAEVETCLRSQAQSKGLVYRCQIAAGTELVDLWGDRQRLLQVLFNLVGNAIKFTLNGYVEVRAMAVWQPLCANGFDLPGYLKLEIEDSGIGVAPERQDSLFQPFSQADSSLTRQFGGSGLGLVICRRLLESMGGMVELFSPGEGLGTTVTCLIPLAPTATVA; this is encoded by the coding sequence ATGACTGCTTCCCGATCGCGCTCGACTGCTGCGAATCCCCTAGAACTCGCTTGGATTACGCCGTCGGCGGCACAACTGGCCTCCACGGCGGATTTGTACTTTGTCCAAGATCTGCTAGGACGCTATCTGTCCTTCGCTTGGCGCAGTGGACAACGGCTTGGGTTGAATAGTGATCAAGTCGTCGGTAGTTATCTCAGCGAGCAGTTTACGCCGGTTGATCTCAACCTCTATCTGGCGCGGATGCGACGGGCCATGCATCGAGGCCGCGCTGAGCAATTTCGCACTGGCTTTCGTTTTCAGGGACAGGTTTACGTTTTTGACCTGACCCTCAGCCCGATTCTGCAACCGCAGCAGGCCAGCTCATTGCTGTTGGTGATTGGGCGGCAGCAGGAGCCGCTACCTGAAGTTCTGCCAGAACCTCCGATCGCGATCGCGCCGCCGCACCATGCCAAGTTGTTTGCCCAAATTGCTTGGGATATTCGCCGCACCCTCGACCCTGAAACGATTTGGCAACACACTGTTCAAGGGTTGGGACAGGCACTCGGTCTTCAGCGCTGCCTACTCTGCCCCTATGAACTGGGATCGACAGCGATCGCGATTGTGGCGGAATATCGGCAGGCCAATCTGCCCGTGGTTTTGGGCGAACAGCTAGCGATCGCCGCCAATCCTGCCCTCGCGGATGCACTCCTCAGTTTGCGACCCACCCAAGCCGTCGTTGACTTTGAGCGATCGCCTGCAGAACCAATATGGATTGTCCCGACCGGCTATCAGGAGCATCCCAACGGCGTCTTGCTGCTGCGATCGGCGGAGGAATTAAGTGTGGGCGATCGCGATCTGGTTTGGGAGCTGGCAGATCAAGTCGGGACCGCCCTCGCCCATGCCCGCCTCTATGCCCAAAGTCAGGCTTTGGCGCTGGAATTGCAGCGGGCCAACCAAACTTTGTTGGAACAGCAGCAGGCTTTGATCGAAGCGCATCGCCAGTCGGAAGCCCTCTCCCAGCTGAAAACTGACTTTTTAGCGAATACATCCCACGAGCTGCGCACGCCGCTGACCGGCATGATTGGCTATCTGCAATTGCTGCAAGACGATCTTGCGGATACCCCCGAAGAGCGGCAGGAGTTTGTTGAGGGGGCTTATCACTCGGCACTGCATTTGCTGGGCATCATCAACGATATCCTTGACATTGCCCGCATCGAAGCTGGACGGCTGCAACTGCAGTCTGAAACTGTCTCTCTGAGGAGCTTGCTGGCGGAAGTAGAAACCTGTCTTCGCAGCCAAGCCCAGTCGAAAGGATTGGTCTATCGCTGTCAGATAGCCGCTGGCACAGAGTTGGTCGACTTGTGGGGCGATCGCCAGCGTCTCTTGCAGGTGTTGTTCAATCTGGTCGGAAATGCGATTAAGTTCACACTCAATGGCTACGTTGAAGTGCGAGCCATGGCGGTGTGGCAACCGCTCTGTGCCAATGGCTTCGATTTGCCGGGCTATCTCAAATTAGAGATTGAAGACAGCGGGATTGGGGTAGCACCGGAACGACAAGACAGTTTGTTTCAGCCGTTTAGCCAAGCGGATAGCTCGTTGACGCGACAGTTTGGGGGCAGCGGCTTGGGTCTGGTGATCTGTCGCCGCCTATTGGAGAGCATGGGGGGCATGGTGGAACTGTTCAGTCCCGGTGAGGGCTTGGGCACAACAGTGACCTGTTTGATTCCTCTGGCTCCCACGGCCACCGTTGCCTAG